In the Rhododendron vialii isolate Sample 1 chromosome 2a, ASM3025357v1 genome, TAATAAGACACTCTGCATCTAAAGCTGCTTGCTCAGACAAGTTTTGCGCTGCTAGTATGTAAATTACGGACTGGGATTCAGGTTCAGAGATGGCAAATACAAATTGCTTTGTTTGCTCAGGTATGGAGAGACCACGAACTAATCTGTCCGATACTTCCAAATCATCAACTTTATGTAGCGAGAAAAGCCAGAAAGTTTGGAGGTATGAGAGAAGTTCAGGCACCATTATGTGACCATTAAACTAAATGCGGAACAGAAGTAGTCCAAAAGCCTCAATTTTCGATTCCTACCCTGGGAAAGATGCTAGTCAGAAAACCCTCTCAGATAGGCTCTTCTGGCAAAAACCTGCGCATAATCCTCAATGTCAAGTGGCCCAACACAACCCATTCTACGAGTTCTACAAGccaaatttcagaaaattagTATGCCTAAATACAAAGTCTGGTCAAGCACTTGAACAAACTCATCTCTTCTCACAATATCTAGTTGGCTGACCATGTCAATCAGGTAACAATCATGATTAACTAACAAATAAGGACCCCAAATCATCCCCACTTCTTGTCCTTCAATACGCCAAAACCGTTCAAAATAATCAAACCTGACAAGATATCTCCAAGAAATTGACGGATAATACAAACTGTACCACAAGAGGGTAACCAGTTAGTTTCCAGCTATTCTGTTGATACGTAGGAGCATAATCCAATGATCATAGGTGAATAGAAAACACGATCTAACTGCACAAGAGCAAGAATTTGCTTCAATACACCAGGTAGCAAATTACAAAAGCAAAAACCAGACTGCCTGAAATGAAACAATCCACGCTGACATACTGAATGAAAAGAAGCAAGTCACGGTGTTGTAATTTATATAGAAAAACATAGACCTCCCCTAGCATTTCAAGAATAACCCGAAAGAGTAAGGATGTTAGTCAAAAGCCAAACAGAAACTCCACATATTTTCGACAGATTCTATGTGAAAAATGGCCCGACTCACTCAGCAAAACTAGATTAAGTACCCTTTTTTCCCAAGTAATCGCTTAGTGGAAAAGGACGTGATCAAGGTGGCCCTACTGAAAAGGTGAACTTTGATAAATTTCTCATAAATCATCAGTGCTCTTTACATTCTCAAATCTTAATCCCGTTTGGAGCAAATCCAcctttgctttttcttttgcattttgTCCGTCTAAAACTTCTGATATCTAGTCTGAGTTCCATCTTCATAACAACTGCGTAAGAACCCCAAGATTTTCGATAAATTTGAATGCAGTTCAATTGAGTTTATCACCAATACCCACCACAACCCAAGTTATGAagtagagaaaaagaaaagcaaccAATCCAAAGATTTGTTCGAGTTTCATCAAATTATTCAGTTTCGAGTACTCAAGAACAATTAACCACTGTGCTCTAAATCTACAATCCCATAAGGGTCCAATAGTTTGACTGAATATGAGTGTAACATATTGGACTATATAAGCAAGGATACCACACATCCGGTGATTGGTTAATTATACAATACCATGGGGATGTGGTATTATTAACCCCattttactactccctccatcctcgTCTGTTATCCCTCGTTCTATCCTAACTGGATGAAAAAgtgattatatttttttaattaagagCATTTGTCATGTGTGATAAGGGTCTTGTTTGTAGATTAGTTCTAtgaaacaatgttttcaaaatcacaaaaaaaaaaaaaattataacttacAAGATATAAGCAAATAAAAAATGGCACTAGGCCACCACCAACATCTGAAAATGACTAACAAATTGGGCTGGATGGAGTATCCGATAGAATTACATATTTTATTATATTATTACCCCGTTCcactaacaatttttttcacttttttggttttatccttatttgaataattttcgtgtttgttcgttttgtaccaatttttttttaccttaccgaaaaagtaaaaaataatttacttttacccaaatattttgaacaaaggACCACTTttaactaacaaacgcgaaaaaaattcaaataagaacaaaatgacACTTTTTTCTAAAAGTGCTAATGGAACGCCATTGATGTATTTTTCTCTATTAGTCTTGTCAAACAAACTGGCCCCAAGAGTATAAACTCAAAGTCTTTATGTGATatattaatttttctaataactTAGGTGTTTAAACTAGCTTATGTACATCTCAACTAATCCTGAGGAATCAATTCATTCGCTCACTTGCGGCCCAATTAAAGCCAGGGTAGAGCTCTATATGAACTGAACCCAAAATAATTGATAGCAGTTTCGAATTGATAGCATGTGATCATGTACACACCAAGATACTACCAAGAATCCAAGATTTAAGAAGAGGAATTGGCATTATATTTCCAATTGTCAAATACACAATAGCATCTTATACGACTGCAAACGTACAAATCCatgcacacatatatatatatatatatatatatatatatatatataaaactttTGAAAGCAAGCATGTAGATGATGCATTTTAGATAGAGATAGATGAACATCTCAATGTTTATATCAGAATTCTATCAACAAATCGCACTTTACCTTCGTCGAGGATCgttgggctctctctctctctctctctctctaggggtTGAGATATTTCTACTGCACTTTAGTACTAGTAGTTCGCAAGACCGCCGCCGTATTTACTGGGAATTGGGCTGTGGGAATGTTTGTGAATGGGGCTGGCTGGCCAGGGTGCCTGTGGGCCCACTATAGACTAAAAGTACGAAaataatttgggaaaatgacggcccaaaacgtgttttgataattaatactcgttaaGGACAAACTAAGGCCCACACACCATTTGGGGCTCACAtctttgtgagtgtgtgtgagtatCCGTGTATTTTAGTTTCGCGTTTCTAGACTTTTTGAAAACGGAAAATGAACTCCCGTCCAATCTTCCTCCTCTCCGATCTTGGTCCAGTTGTGAAaaatgatcgaaaccgttcattttttataGCTCGTTGAAAACATCGATCATGTCAAAAATTACGTCGATCGGATAGGTGAAAAATCTCACATTATTGAAATCCTCATCCCCCACCACCCACacccaccccaaaagggtaatATATTATTTTGGCGATGTTAGTGGGTGATTAATCTTCTTATTATTGAACGGGGTTGATttattccttcttcttttttgggataattgatgtgaaattttaatgtactcgcaagcgcacgaatcgtaccgaagtatagtaatgcaagagcgaggtcgaacccacagggactttgtgatttttataggaaaactaaataattttaaaatgatccaaccctaacctagttgacagaagtttgagattgatttttaaactaaaagtgaaaagtaaaaacaataaactaaaTTATCAAAGACGAGGAAactgaaatttctttttaatcaaaggagaaaatactagtttcggaatccacacccattaactagtatcattatatattcatgatcattgactttacccaaaatttcttcatgataatctgaaagctaattctgttaccatggaaaatatcatcgtgaaaattcatcaaaaagtcTAATGTTTGTTCATCTCCGCTCGCAAGTATAAAATCGAATCATTAATTGTATCTgcttttaacaaatcacaataaatatccagTTTTATAGTTAACAATGAAAATCCAGCGTTCAATGttaaagacaattccaaatcatgagaaaaacatgattgaactcatatccaAAATTTATCCCTAACAGTTGATTTGgagtaagaacaatttaatcatAATCGAAATCACATATTTgggtaaaatcaaatctcataaatatataaataataatcgtTAATGGggcttcatcctcaaccctagttgAAGAGTTTAGCCGCTCATGGAGTCAAAACACATACTCAAATAATAAAAGAACTCCATTGAAGAAAATAAGGTCTCCCAAAATATGAAAAGATGTTCAACACTTATTCCTCCTTGCTCCAGCCGAGGTAGTGCTTCTATTCTTTTTCCCGTCAGTGAGTTCTCTCCGATGGATCTCTCTATGCAAAGCCTAATGCCCTTTGTTTATACACACTGCCGAGATTTATTTCCTTAACAAGGAGAATCCTTGTTACTTGGTCCACTCAAAGATTTCTCTTAGAAattgtctttcctttttttcttgattctcAAACCCAATTCTGCCTTTTATGATAGCCTTTGATTTCTAAGAATAAACTCTTAGCTGCGTGTAGATTTCCAATTACTAGTACATGCTTCTAAATCATGAATCAATGACTTGCCTTAACCGAGTCCTAATCACGTGAAGAACAAAATGACGTGTTGCAAATCTTTTCTTGTATCAGAACCAAATCCGTTGCGGCCTATTCTTGATTCCAAATCACCACTTAATTGGACCCCCATTTGCTTTGAATACAATTATCATCTTTCCTGCATAATTAAGTAATTTAGcataaatgataaaaaagaTGATAACTATATTTAATTAGGCACAATAAAGAACTAGAAAACATATGATATTGAGGCTTCAATATGTCAATATTTTACGCTCATCAATAATTAATATAGGgattaagggtcatcatcgggccgggccgggccagCCCGCCAAGTCGCTGCCCAAGCCCACCCACTGGCTGGGCTGACcaggctttttctttttggcaggccgggctacctaccataaattgaagcccaagcccggcccacgggctagcccaattggcgGGCCGGCGGACCAACGGgtgggcttaaatttccttgggcaaaactaaaccgagggaaaaaagaaaggattttgtgggattttgggcgAATAGGCGGGCCCGTTGGCGGGCTTTTGGGcgggtaccacgggcgggctGTCGGCCGGGCTCATGGGTCGGGCCTACAGGCGGgtcgagtaaaaattcataggcccgagcctgcccattacaaactacgggccGGGCTAACCCACCCGTTTTATAAGCTCGGGCCGGACGGGCTTTGGGCGGATCGCGAGCCTTCGGGCTAATGATGACCCTTGATAGGGATACTAGaatacttccaagttccaactatCATGTAGTAGTTTCTTTCATTCTAATATTCCTGTGTCATGCATCATGTAGATAGTGCAGATAAACGAACCGAACGACTGGAGTTCGTGTTCGCTTGTTAAAAGCTCTGTTTGAGATTGATTTGTTACTCAAATAAaacaaacttgaacatctttTTAAAGCTCGTTAAACTTTTGAACCAAGCTCAAACAAAACACTACTCGACTCGTTCAACTTATGATGCTTAGAAAATTCAAACTACTCGTGATCGGATCGATTAAAACTTGTTTGACATTCGTTCAGTctcataagagcatctccaacccatcttcctccatttgagagtatcaaaataatttacttaaTCACCAAGCCAAGCTCATAAGTACTTTGGATAACTGAAATTCGTAACATGAAACCGTTCAAACCGAGTCACCAGTTCCCGATTTGACCAAGAAAAAGGTTCGCTTCACGTAAcatgtttacttttgttttttttcatttctgtggtagttctatttttttgttgggtaatgttcatgacccattgggcatttaagttgacccaattgaaaCTCATTTAAGacccaataataaatgggttagatgggtttggacccattctaacccaactaataaatgagttgggttaggtctattttttaatagatgggtttggatttctaatgggtttgggttcaatttgccacccctgaTTTCACCCCAACACTTCAATTTCTGGATCTCGTTGTGTCCTACTAGTAGTTTTCAATTTAGTAGTTGGTGAGTAGTGATACATTGAGTTGGATTTTTGTACTCTCAGGTTTTACGCACTTGGAAGTGGATGAAATTCATGTTCAGGACGATAAAGAATTCCAAGTATTTCAAAGTACTTCGTACTCACATCATTCACATATATCACCATGAATGCATTTCATTTGCCGTTGGTTTTCATTTCCTATCCGGAGGTAATGgacacattttttttggaaatatccaagaaaaattcaaaaaaagccAGACATTTAcacacattttttgaaaatatccaagaaatttttttaaaaaacaccgactttttttttttttacttcttattggatatttccaaaaaccGTCAGGTAaatgtcataatttttacttttacaattCTTTTCGTACGTCGAGACGAACCAACAAATTATAAAAGGttggtgtaaaactaacaaacacaaacaaTATGATCATAAAGACAAaatgaaattctctctctctctctctacaacatTTAGTTTAGGGAAATTTTGTTAAGTCTATACACGTACAAggatatacaaatatacacataCGGAGACGGCAAGCCACAGGGGGTTGGTTTTCGAACACAGTAATTTTGTTATGCACTAACGTGGTTTAACGAGGTATCTATTGGTACATGAACAACTTAATATTTTGTACTAATAAGGTAACGATTGCGTTTTGAAAACTAACTGGTTTGGATTATAAAAATATCATTTCAACAACGAGTTTTCGTATGAACACCACAAGAGAGTTGGACCAAGGCTTTGTCTGCATGCGAAATTTTAGTATAGGTTTCTTAAGTTGTGTTTGTATTGTTAATTTAGTTCTTGGGATGGTTGGTATGAAGGTGGCGTAGCGCTTGGCTTCgctgcttttgttttgttttctccccATCTCCGTATTGTCACAATGTGAAGAGGAATGTGCTTTAATGTAGTTATAATAAAccgaaaaagggaaaagaatgGTTACCCTTCTGCATAATTTATCCAGAAAGTCAAAGTAATCATCAACAAACTGAAACGAAGTACAATACAGTTTATTTTGGTGAGCTGTAGCCAAATTTCAGCTTTGGCAAGGAATATAGCTCGCCACTGGAGCTGTTCTACGGGGTTTTTGCAACAGTTTGTATATTAAGAAATTCCGATTTGCAGTTTTAAGTGGTGTCTTCTTTTGCCCAGGGTATATTTCTCAAGCAGTAAACTTAGGCTCTGAAGGTATACCAGTGTGTCAGTTGTTTAGCTTAGAAGAACTAATGGAAGCTACAAACAACTTCGACAAGTCTTGCATAACGGGGGAAAGTTCATATGGGAAGGTAATATCCTAGAATTAATATGCTTTAGAACTTTACATCATGATAACCACGATCGTGAAGAAAGTTTCTTTCCATTGCCTCTTCTTTGTTAGTCATATATAGCATACCCAATGAAAGTAAAAGCCTTAACCGCCACTGCGTATGTTTGTTACAAGCAACAAGTTAGTTAGCAATTGGGAACCTCCATAACTTGAGTGCTTAGGCTTTCTATTCCTGTAAAACCTCCTTAACCCCGCACTTCTGTTTCGGCAGATTCACAAAGGAAGACCAGAGAATGGAGCTCAAGTAGCTGTTAGATGCCTAACtgtatcaaaaaaatatactgtCCGGAATCTTAAACTCATGTTGGAATTGCTTGCAAAGCTTCGCCACCCACATTTGGTTTGCCTCTTGTGTTTCTTCTGCATCAATGGCGGTGGAAGAGATGAATCTAATGCAAATGAAGTCTATCTCATATATGAATATGTGCCAAATGGGAATTATCGTGCACGTCTCTCGGGTAAGCTGAAATCATGAAATAGTAATAGTTGGAGCCATAACCCCAAAGTTTGTAACGTAGGTCAAATATATCAATTGGATCTGAATTCTAGCCTAATTTTCGGATGGGTTTGCAGATAATAGTCCAGAAAAAACTCTCAAATGGGCAGACAGGTTGTCAGCTCTGACTGGCGTGGCGAAGGCTGTGCACTTCCTACATACTGAAATTATTCCCAGTTTCTTCAACAATAGGTTGAAAGCAAATAATATACTCCTGAACGAGCATCTGATGGCAAAGCTTAGAGACTATGGGGCTGTCTATTGTTATTGCAGAAGATGAAGATCATAATGAGGTATGTGAATGTCTGATGTCTCCCTAGTCCATAGTATGTAAATTGGTTGGTTGCCTTTTGctgtttttgtgtctttttgttGTGCTCACTTCCTAACTGATTCACTCATTTTCATGGTCGTAGGCAAAAGGACAGGGTCTTAATTCATggtaagtttttttattttttttttggtttcctcAATAAAAATGAAACTTTACTGTCAACAAAGTGGAAGGTCAATGTGGCGAAATATAAATATAGTCGTTTCCTTGAGAAACGATGAGTCGTGGATTTTGATTGAACTTGCAATCGTTGGATCTTTAAGTATCATTTTCCATCGATCGTTGCAGGCAAATGAAATCCTTAGAGGATGATGTGCATAGCTTTGGGTTCATATTACTCGAGTCGTTTGTGGGGCCAACGGTATCTGCAAGAAGGGAAGCATTTCTGCAGAATGAAATGGTATCTGCTAAATATCCTTTTTAATGCAAATCATGTTTACTCTATTCATAATGCAACGCCAATCATCAGTACCTACTAATGAAGGGTTTTTTCTCATCCTAAAAGCAGCTGAGTTAGGGCATGTTTGGCCTAAATCAAAGGAGAACGACTTGGCGGATTTTGTGTTGATTGCAAAGATCTTGAAGTAGGAGGAGATCTGCGTGGGATACATGTATTTGATTTTCTAGGAACATCGACCAAACGGGAAACTATTCTTAGTCCCTCTTAGCTTGTCTACCAACTTCCACTaatattttgatcattttgGTTATTTTGATGTTGATGTAACCAAACCCCTCAAACGCTAGCTTCTGCATTTTATAGGTGTCGTTCCGTAGCCAGGAAGGGCGGGGGCGGATAGTGGATCCGCTTGTGCTTTCCTCTTGCTCACAAGAATCGTTGATGATCTTTATCGACATAACAAGCAAATGCCTTTCTCCTGATTCATCGACTCCTCCATCTTTTGAGGATGCTCTCTGGAACTTGCAGTATGCAGCCCAAGTACAGGCAAATGCTGATGGTGACCAAAGATCTTAAATACTCTCACTTTGTGGTTTTGTGAACAGGGGAACATGCCTCGAATCTTTTCAGCTTATTGGGAATTGTTATGTACAGGATAAGACTTTTCGGGGGTGTTTCAGGtaaggtttctttttttttaattttttttttaatttttaaactcaaatataataaaaaggaaaaataaatttttgattttttttgtactgtataaaagatctcaatgaaatctatcaaacaagatccatattagtagaaaaattatttacgtattACATAAATTTTaggcttaaaattaccttcctttttctcaaaccttctttttctttagttgcaACACCACCTTCATCGACAAGTTTAGATAAATTTGTGTATAACCTTTGCACTTCGAGAAAATGATTCCTGTCTATTGGTATAAAATTTCCTGCCATTTTGTTGaaatgaatctctctctctctctctctctctctctctctcatccacatGCATATAGCATACATTATCGAATAATCATTGACCGTCTCTGCAGCTTATACAGCTAGGCAA is a window encoding:
- the LOC131316866 gene encoding probable inactive leucine-rich repeat receptor-like protein kinase At3g03770, whose amino-acid sequence is MGLSIVIAEDEDHNEAKGQGLNSWQMKSLEDDVHSFGFILLESFVGPTVSARREAFLQNEMVSFRSQEGRGRIVDPLVLSSCSQESLMIFIDITSKCLSPDSSTPPSFEDALWNLQYAAQVQANADGDQRS